TTAGTACGACAAGGTCAGGCGGATGTTGCTGGAGATATTGCTTGGCTCGACGCTGGAGTTTGAGGGTTGGCAAGACAAAAGGTAGAGCTTCTAATAATGTTCCAACAGAACCGATGCTAATGGTATTGCCTAGTAGGGTGGCACCTGCACTTGCCATGCGATCGCCCCCCAGCGCTACAATTTTTAATTCCCAGCCAGCAGCAACGGCTTGTCGCTTCAATGCTTCAATCAGCAACGAGCCTTGCAGATCGCCAGAAACCTCACCAGTGCTGATAAAAATAGTTTTGAGTTTTGAGTTGTAGGGGCGGTTTTTGTTCAAGCTCTCTACATCTCCACTGAGATTTTGACTCAACTCGCCCGTACTGAGTTTTAAGTTCAATTGATCGCCCATAACTCATCGTTCTTTTGAGGACGCGAGCCTGGTATGCAGCCACGCCGTCCTTCCATTTGAGACAGTCGGAGGAATTGGCGCAGGTGCTGCACGTGTTCCTCATCAGCTAGCAGATCCAGCTGTTCTAAGGCTTGATTGTGAGGTAAGCCGGAGCGGTAGAGAAGGCGGAAAGCTTTTTTGAGATTTTGGAACACCCGCCCTTGCTCAGCTTCAGCAATCCCGGCTCGTTTTAGTCCTACAAGGTTGAGCGATCGCACCCGTGCTGGATTTCCCTCTACCAGCATATATGGCGGTACATCCCGGTCGATGCGGCTCATTCCACCTACCATTGCCAACCTACCAATTCGGACAAATTGATGGATGCCTAAAACTCCCCCAATGACCGCCCGTGATTCAATGTGAACATGACCAGCTAACGCCACTGCATTTGAGATCACTACCGAGTCTTCAATTACACAGTTATGAGCTACATGGACGTAAGCCATCAATAAGTTGCCATTACCAATCAACGTGACTTCACCTGTACGAGTTGCTCGGTTAATCGTGACATATTCTCGAATCCGGTTGCCATCACCAATTTTCACTAGGGATAGACCGCCATCATACTTCAGATCCTGCGGTTCCAACCCAATTGTGGCTCCTGGAAAAATTTGATTCCTTGCCCCAATTTCTGTCAGACCCTCTAGTACTGCATGAGCGCCAATCACAGTTTCAGCACCAACTTTCACTTGCTCTCCAATCACCGCATAGGGACCGACCTGCACCGTCGGATGCAGCTCTGCTCCAGGATGGATCACAGCAGTTGGATGAATCAGTGTCTTCAAGGTTACGTCTCCAGCAATTTTAGATTTTAGACTTTAGATTTTGGATTCAATCTAAAATCCAAAATCCCCAATCCAAAATCGCTCAGTCCACAAGGGAAAACAGCAGTTCGCCTTCAGCAGCCAGCTGGCTATCCACTTCAGCACGAGCCTGCATTTTACCAAAACGACGCCGCTTGATACACAACAGTTCCACTGTCATTACCAGTTGGTCGCCTGGCACTACTTGGCGGCGAAACCGAACTTTATCCATCCCAGCAAACACGAATAGACCGCCTTCCATTTCTGGCAACTGGGTCAGCACAACACCCCCGACTTGTGCCATCGCTTCCACAATCAGTACCCCAGGCATCAGTGGTCTTCCTGGGAAATGTCCCTGAAAATGGGGTTCATTGAAAGTGATATTTTTGATGCCGACTGCTCGCTTTCCAGGCACATACTCAATAATTCGGTCTACAAGTGCAAAAGGATAGCGGTGGGGCAACAGTTTATGAATTTCTTCAACCGAGAGAACCGTTTTGGTTGGTGTCGGAGCAATGGCGTTGTGAGTTAGATGCTGATTGGCATCAGCAGACGCAGGAGAATCAGGGGAATTAACTTCAATCAGGGTTGACATGGGCAAACTTCGATTTTGGGTTTTGGGTCAAGCGTGGGCGCTCGCTAACGAGCGACTTGGATTTTGGATTTTGATTTCAGAGCCCATTTAAACTCGAAAACTTAGAATCTAAAATCCTTTGAGCGAGTTGAATGTGCAGGTTGTGGCTTGCTTTGTAGGCAAGGAAATGAGCAGTGGGAAAAGTTCCCAGTAAACTCAAATCTCCCACTAAGTCTAAAATTTTATGACGTGCTGGTTCATTTGGAAATCTTAAAGGTGGATTAAGCCATCCTTCAGGACCACAAACTAAGGCATTATCTAGACTCCCACCTTTAATTAAACCCTGCTGTCGTAGTTGGTCAATCTGGGTCGCTAAACCAAAGGTTCGAGCTGGAGCAATTTCCTGAGCAAAGGAAGAGAGTTCAACCTCTTCTGGAGACAAAAACATTGGCAACCAGCTATGCCACTGGTTACCAATTGCTGATAGCTCAAAGTCAATGCCGTAGGTAAAGCGAGTTTCTGGTGCTGGTAGGGCAGCAACAAAGGCATCGCCCCGATAAACCCAAATTGGTTCCGACAGTTGTGGCACTACTCGCGGCTCTGATTGAGACACTAACCCCACAGCAGCGATCGCTTCCACCCATAATTGCGCTGAACCATCCAAAAGCGGCACTTCTGGACCATCGATTTCAATCCGGGCATTATCCACGCCACAACCCGCCAGTGCTGCCAACAAATGCTCCACTGTTCGGACATCAGCTTTACCTTTACCCAGTTGAGTCGAGAGAACAGTCTGACTAACTGCCTCAACTCGGGCTGGAATTATCGGTTGTGAGGGGATATCCACTCGCACAAAGCAGCGTCCCTGTCCCACTGCTGCTGGTAGCACCCGGACGTGAGTCGTCGTACCACTGTGCAGCCCCACCCCTGACTGATTAATCTCAGCTGCTAAGGTGTGTTGAGACAATTTTGGATTTTGGATTTTGGATTTTGGTTGATTAGACACAGCGCTGTGTCCAAATTCTTCACCCGTTTTTGACTGCATAGAAGTAACCCTCAATCTAAAATCGCAAATCTAAAATCCAAAATCCCTAGAAGCGTTCTCCAATTCCAAAGTGGAGACGGCTATCGCCTTCATCATTGAAACCGTAATCAATTCGCAGTGGTCCTAATGGTGACTGCACGCGGACACCGACCCCGTAGCCAAAGCCAGTACCTGGTTTGCCTAGTAATTCACCGGGTCTCCCAGGCACATTCCCAGTGGTTCCCAAATCACTACCAACATCAACGAATAATGTGCCGCCGACCACGGAGAAAATTGGGAAGCGATACTCAGCGGTTGCCTGAACGAAACTGCGTCCACTGCCTACTTGTCCATCGTCATAGCCGCGAACGGAGTTAGTACCACCTATTGAAAAAGCTTCATAGGGAGGCAGATCGCCGATTACAGTTCCCGCTTGCAAGTTAAAAGCAAGAGTTTCCGGTCCTTCGGCAAAGTTAGTAAAGTTTACGGGTACGTATTGGCTGTAGCTACCCCGCAGTCGGTTGAGCAGAATGCTACCGGAGCCGATTGGAATAGACTGCTCAACGCCAAATCGCAGCAGAGAACCACTGGTAGGTGTTAGGGGGTTATTCCGCAGATCGCGCACTGCTCCCAGCTGCAAGGTGAGTAGGTCGTCTGTACCATCCGGAGAGATGCTAAGAGGAATATCTTGGGGGCCTCCTTCTACGTCGAGCCGTCCTGTGGGGCTAATTTCACCATCATTATCACGGACGGCAATTCGTTGATACTGCAAACCCGCTGAAGCTGTCCATTCAGCTCTTTCCAGTGGATTTCGGGACAAGGGACGGGAAAAGGTGACAGCGCCGCCTGTTCGCACCACGCGAGGGCGAACGGCATCGTCCCCCACTACAATGTTTTCGTCATCGCCATCAAAAACTAACGAAATCGATCGCCGTCTAAACCCATTCACTGTGTAGGAAGTCCGGAAGGGGTCTCCGGCGATCCAAGGGTCTGTAAAGCGGACATCAAACAGCACGTCCCGCTCACCCACCTGTAACTCTGCCCCCAGCCTTTGGTTGTTTCCGCCCAAGTTTTGCTCTTGATAGCTGATAGTGCCAAATAAGCCACTAGCAGAACTGAAACCAGCTCCTGCCGCTACAGAGCCGCTTCTACGTTCCTCGACGTTTACGAGTACAACTACCTGGCGGGGATCTTGACCGGGGTTGAGCGAAACTTGTACATCTTCAAAGATGCCTAGTCCATAAATCCGCTGGAGGTCGGTTTGCACAGTATTGCGGTTGAATACTTGTCCCGGTTCTAATTGCAGTTCCCGCGTGATGATGAAATCGCGTGTCCGACCTCGAATTGGTTGTCCCTCTTCGTTTGTTGCTTCGCCTTCTCTGATAAAACGGACTTGAATGTCTTCTACTACACCTTCTGCTATTTGCAGTGTAACTGTTCCGTCTGGTGCTACTTGCGGCGCCTCAACCACCTGCGCTAATACGTAACCATTTTCTTGATACCACTGGTTTAACCGCTTGATGCCCTCCTGAAGGCGACGCAGATTGAGGATGGTACCGTACTGTTCTTGAAAGACGTCATTCACCACCTTGGGTGGTAGGACGGATGGGACTTTCGTGCCAGGATTGGCTTGCACTTGGACATTGCGTAAAACTGGGTTAGGCTGGACCACAAAGGACACCCGCACGCCTAAGGATGTATCCTCCGGTATGGCGCGGACATTTGAGAAAAAACCAGTCGCAAAGATCGCATTAATATCTTCTTGCAGTTGCGATCGCGTTGTTGTTCGTCCGGGTTGAGTACGAATGGCGCCATAGACTTGGTTTTGCAGTTCCTGGGGCAATTCGACTTGTTCGCCCCTCACCGCCACTTCTGCCACCAATACTCGCGGTTCTGCTGCCTCTGGTGCTGGTGTCGGCGGGGCAAGTTCTGGCGCTGGCTCTGGTTGGGCAGCTGGTGGTACTGGTGCTGGTGCTGGTGCTGGTATCGTTGGGGGACTTGGAATGGCCCCGGGAGTAGGTGCGCCAGGAGTGACGGGAATTTGAATTTGACCAGGCGTTTCTTGTTGTGGTACCGCTTCAGTGCCTGGAGGACGAATGATTGGGTCGGCAGGAGGCTCAGGAGCCGCGGTTGGTAGCTGTTGGTTAGGGGGGATTCCTTCACCAGGTGACTGACTAGGCACGGTACCTGGTGAAGGTCTACCGGGAGTGAGTGGAATTCGAGGTTGAGCGGGTGTTTCTTGTATTGGTGTTGATTCTATTCCACCCGGTGGAACTATTGGTTCAGCAGGAGTTTGAGGATTATTGTTTGGCGTTGTATTGTTCGTTCCAGCTGGAGCTGAGGTTGTGGGAGCTTGCGCCTGTAGCACCTCTGGTTGAACAGGCAAGACTGGAACAATTACGCTGTTACTTGGGAATTCCCTAGCAACAGCTGACAATATTTCTGGCTCACTACCTCCAGCAGATGATTCAGAGGTTTGTCCATTTGTAGGAGTCGAGGAATTAATGGGGGCTGCGTATGCCGCAGGTACCTGCGTCAGCGCTGCTTGCCGAAAGCTAGCGATCGCTGCTATTGCCACCCAAACGGGAGATAAACGCATTTTGTTCAAATTATTGATTTTGTTTAGCACGTCCACACACCATGTCAAGCTATTAGCTTTTTGTCAGCCACTGACCCCTGTACAGGCAGGTTTGAGAATTTGTTTTTCGGGAATTTAGACACATCTGTATAAACCCGCCCCTACGACTACTAGTCTTGATTAGCTGTCTGAGCTAGAACCAGTTTTAGAACTTGCTGGTAAGCGTCTTCCACGTTTCCCAGATCGCGACGAAAGCGGTCTTTGTCCATTACCCGGTTATTAGGGTCAGTGTCTGCTTGGTTCCACAGGCGGCAGGTGTCAGGGCTAATTTCATCTGCCAATCGCAACTGCCCTTGCGAATCCAAACCAAACTCCAGTTTGAAGTCTACCAGGGTAATACCGCATTTCTTGAAAAAGTCTGAAAGATATTGATTGATTTGCAATGCCAACTGCTGTAATTGAGCAATTTGTTCTGGAGTTGCTAATTCCAGCAACAACAGGCGATCGCGCGTTAATAGAGGATCTCCGAGTGCATCATTTTTGTAATAAAACTCCACTAGTGGCTGTTTCAAAACGGTGCCTAGCGGCAACCCTGTTTGTTGACAGAGACTCCCAGCTGCAATGTTCCTGACAACCACTTCTAAGGGCAAAATTCGCAATCGCATCACCCGCATTTGATTGGGACTCACACTGTCAATGAAGTGAGTTGGAATGCCAAGCTTCTCCAAATACTGAAACAGCGCTGTGGAGATGGTGCAGTTAATTTCGCCTTTACCAGAGATGCTGCCACGCTTCTGGGCGTTAAAGGCAGTGGCATCATCTTTGAAATGAGCCAGGACAATTTCTGGGTCGTCCGTAGTGTAAATAATTTTCGCTTTGCCTTCGTAGAGCAATGATTGGGCGGACATCGCGGGATTAGTGTTGAGCTGGTAGCAAGCCTGAAAAGCAGGCTTAATCATTTTATCTGCTATTTGACAATCTGCTTGAGTATTCAACTATGGACCAATTTGACTTAGTTGGCGAAATTGTCTAAAGACCAATGCTATAGCAACAGGGCAATTACTTATACTACGAGCGATCGCCAGCAGTTCATCTCGACTAACTCCACAAGGATCATAGTTGGTACATGTTTATCTATTATTTTATATATTGAGTATTAATACTTTAATAATTAGTTTGAGATGTTATGTCTACTTCATCAACCAAGCTGGAATTCGTGAAGAAATGGCGACACGCTCTCGCTCCTTACAATTTGGGATACAAACTCAAGTTGGCATCACAGCTAATGTATCGAGATTTCTTAGAGCGGCTTCAACCCTATGGATTGACGCCGTTTCATTACCTTGTACTGTGTTGCCTTTGGGAAGAAGATGGTCTTTCTACGTCTGGAATTGCCGAGAAGCTAGGACAGTTGGGAGCAACCCTCACCGGCGTTGTGGATCGGATGGAAGACCGCAAGCTTGTCTATCGGGAGCGCGATCCAGAAGACCGACGCATGGTGAGAATCTGGCTGACTCCTGAAGGAGAGCAATTAAAAGATGCCTTACCCCAAATTGGCGAGCAGACCATCGATAAAGCACTCAAAGGCATTTCTAAAGCAGAGCGAGAACTCGTATCGAAGTTACTAGATCGCATTGTCTCCAACGTTTCCTGAGCAGTTATTTGTCAATCCTGTCAGATCTGGCTTTTAATTACTTAATATATTAACTATAAATATATTGATTAAACGGCAACTCAGGGTTCTACCGTTCATTGTCATCAAAGGAGAGTAAGATGCCAAAACTTAACGTCAAGCAAAAAAATTTGCTGTTGTCTGCTCACGTTGTGTTTGCTGCGCTTTGGAGTGGAACAGTGTTGAGTATGTTCGTGCTCGCGTTGAGAAACCAAAACTCAACGAATGCAGATGTGCTACATGCCTTGAATTCAGCAATTAACCTATTGGATGATTATGTGGTCATTCCTTCTGCGCTTGGTTCATTGCTCACAGGTACATTGCTTTGTTGGTTAACTGTTTGGGGATTTTTCAAGCATTACTGGGTGATTGCCAAGTGGATTGGAACCGTTGCCCTGATCGTTACTGGAACATTTTGGCTATTCCCTTGGGCAAATGCTGCCACTGCTATTTCTGAAGCTCAAAGGCTGCAAGCCTTGGAGAATCCGCTCTATAGCTTTGATGCCAAAGCAGTGCTGATTGGAACGATTGTGCAAGTTTCCTGTCTTTTAGCCCTGATTGCGATTTCTTTACTCAAGCCGTGGGGAAGACGACCTGTGAGAGAGCAAAAGTCAGCGAGTTCTGGTTAAATTTCATGAGAATTACTTAATGTATTGATTGACTGCATATCAACTAATGATGGAACTCACCAACACCAACAAGCCTAACCGTTTGTTGGTGTTTTTTAGCTTGTTTGTAGACCATCGAAAGAGCAATCGTGAAACAACAACTTGAAGAGGGTGCGTTTAGGGTTCAGGGGAGTACAGGAATAACGACAACCATGTCAACAGCTTAAAGCGAATTTAGCTTTACCTTAATTGGTTGCTATTCCCCTCTTAATCCATCCCCAGTAGGGTGGAATTGTTCAAAGTCAAGACTTACACGGTTTTCTTGCTTTGAAAGAGTTGATCTTTCATGTCAACCCACATGATGCTAAGTCGCCAAAAGCGTATATTTAATTCCAAGAATTACCGCAAATTTAGCAGTTATCGGTGTCCCACCCTTAGCGCTAATTTATTTGGGTTATTTCTACCTTTAACTTTCTCTTTGCCCTTAGTACCAGTGTCTGCTTC
This window of the Chroococcidiopsis sp. CCMEE 29 genome carries:
- the lpxA gene encoding acyl-ACP--UDP-N-acetylglucosamine O-acyltransferase, which encodes MKTLIHPTAVIHPGAELHPTVQVGPYAVIGEQVKVGAETVIGAHAVLEGLTEIGARNQIFPGATIGLEPQDLKYDGGLSLVKIGDGNRIREYVTINRATRTGEVTLIGNGNLLMAYVHVAHNCVIEDSVVISNAVALAGHVHIESRAVIGGVLGIHQFVRIGRLAMVGGMSRIDRDVPPYMLVEGNPARVRSLNLVGLKRAGIAEAEQGRVFQNLKKAFRLLYRSGLPHNQALEQLDLLADEEHVQHLRQFLRLSQMEGRRGCIPGSRPQKNDELWAIN
- a CDS encoding BamA/TamA family outer membrane protein — protein: MRLSPVWVAIAAIASFRQAALTQVPAAYAAPINSSTPTNGQTSESSAGGSEPEILSAVAREFPSNSVIVPVLPVQPEVLQAQAPTTSAPAGTNNTTPNNNPQTPAEPIVPPGGIESTPIQETPAQPRIPLTPGRPSPGTVPSQSPGEGIPPNQQLPTAAPEPPADPIIRPPGTEAVPQQETPGQIQIPVTPGAPTPGAIPSPPTIPAPAPAPVPPAAQPEPAPELAPPTPAPEAAEPRVLVAEVAVRGEQVELPQELQNQVYGAIRTQPGRTTTRSQLQEDINAIFATGFFSNVRAIPEDTSLGVRVSFVVQPNPVLRNVQVQANPGTKVPSVLPPKVVNDVFQEQYGTILNLRRLQEGIKRLNQWYQENGYVLAQVVEAPQVAPDGTVTLQIAEGVVEDIQVRFIREGEATNEEGQPIRGRTRDFIITRELQLEPGQVFNRNTVQTDLQRIYGLGIFEDVQVSLNPGQDPRQVVVLVNVEERRSGSVAAGAGFSSASGLFGTISYQEQNLGGNNQRLGAELQVGERDVLFDVRFTDPWIAGDPFRTSYTVNGFRRRSISLVFDGDDENIVVGDDAVRPRVVRTGGAVTFSRPLSRNPLERAEWTASAGLQYQRIAVRDNDGEISPTGRLDVEGGPQDIPLSISPDGTDDLLTLQLGAVRDLRNNPLTPTSGSLLRFGVEQSIPIGSGSILLNRLRGSYSQYVPVNFTNFAEGPETLAFNLQAGTVIGDLPPYEAFSIGGTNSVRGYDDGQVGSGRSFVQATAEYRFPIFSVVGGTLFVDVGSDLGTTGNVPGRPGELLGKPGTGFGYGVGVRVQSPLGPLRIDYGFNDEGDSRLHFGIGERF
- the lpxC gene encoding UDP-3-O-acyl-N-acetylglucosamine deacetylase; the encoded protein is MSQHTLAAEINQSGVGLHSGTTTHVRVLPAAVGQGRCFVRVDIPSQPIIPARVEAVSQTVLSTQLGKGKADVRTVEHLLAALAGCGVDNARIEIDGPEVPLLDGSAQLWVEAIAAVGLVSQSEPRVVPQLSEPIWVYRGDAFVAALPAPETRFTYGIDFELSAIGNQWHSWLPMFLSPEEVELSSFAQEIAPARTFGLATQIDQLRQQGLIKGGSLDNALVCGPEGWLNPPLRFPNEPARHKILDLVGDLSLLGTFPTAHFLAYKASHNLHIQLAQRILDSKFSSLNGL
- a CDS encoding MarR family transcriptional regulator, with protein sequence MSTSSTKLEFVKKWRHALAPYNLGYKLKLASQLMYRDFLERLQPYGLTPFHYLVLCCLWEEDGLSTSGIAEKLGQLGATLTGVVDRMEDRKLVYRERDPEDRRMVRIWLTPEGEQLKDALPQIGEQTIDKALKGISKAERELVSKLLDRIVSNVS
- a CDS encoding DUF2269 family protein codes for the protein MPKLNVKQKNLLLSAHVVFAALWSGTVLSMFVLALRNQNSTNADVLHALNSAINLLDDYVVIPSALGSLLTGTLLCWLTVWGFFKHYWVIAKWIGTVALIVTGTFWLFPWANAATAISEAQRLQALENPLYSFDAKAVLIGTIVQVSCLLALIAISLLKPWGRRPVREQKSASSG
- the fabZ gene encoding 3-hydroxyacyl-ACP dehydratase FabZ, translating into MSTLIEVNSPDSPASADANQHLTHNAIAPTPTKTVLSVEEIHKLLPHRYPFALVDRIIEYVPGKRAVGIKNITFNEPHFQGHFPGRPLMPGVLIVEAMAQVGGVVLTQLPEMEGGLFVFAGMDKVRFRRQVVPGDQLVMTVELLCIKRRRFGKMQARAEVDSQLAAEGELLFSLVD
- the purC gene encoding phosphoribosylaminoimidazolesuccinocarboxamide synthase encodes the protein MSAQSLLYEGKAKIIYTTDDPEIVLAHFKDDATAFNAQKRGSISGKGEINCTISTALFQYLEKLGIPTHFIDSVSPNQMRVMRLRILPLEVVVRNIAAGSLCQQTGLPLGTVLKQPLVEFYYKNDALGDPLLTRDRLLLLELATPEQIAQLQQLALQINQYLSDFFKKCGITLVDFKLEFGLDSQGQLRLADEISPDTCRLWNQADTDPNNRVMDKDRFRRDLGNVEDAYQQVLKLVLAQTANQD